A region from the Deltaproteobacteria bacterium genome encodes:
- a CDS encoding ribose-phosphate pyrophosphokinase, with translation MLDQHKIKIFHGNSNPALCREICNCLGMPEGKAEVKRFSDGEVWVEVQENVRGADVFVVQSTSHPANEHLMELLIMIDAFKRASAESITAVIPYYGYARQDRKVQPRTPITSKLVADLLTAAGAHRVLSMDLHAGQIQGFFDIPFDHLYGTPVLLDYIKNNLGDDLVMVSPDAGGTERARAFAKRLDCSLALIDKRRPAPNQSEVSHIIGEVDGKTAIIVDDMVDTAGTLTQGAQAIKKNGAKKVYGLATHGVLSGPALERINQSSLEELIVTNTIDLNDKFTKCKKLKQLSVAPLLGEAIRRIYERDSVSSLFV, from the coding sequence ATGTTAGACCAGCATAAAATCAAGATTTTCCATGGTAATTCTAATCCCGCCCTTTGTCGGGAGATTTGCAATTGTCTAGGAATGCCAGAAGGGAAGGCCGAGGTTAAACGCTTTTCTGATGGCGAAGTATGGGTTGAAGTGCAAGAAAATGTTCGGGGTGCCGATGTTTTTGTGGTGCAGTCTACGTCTCATCCGGCCAATGAACATTTAATGGAACTTTTAATTATGATCGATGCCTTTAAGCGGGCGTCGGCTGAGAGCATCACAGCAGTGATTCCCTATTATGGCTATGCCCGCCAAGATCGCAAGGTTCAGCCTCGTACGCCCATTACTTCAAAATTAGTGGCTGATCTATTAACGGCGGCGGGTGCGCATCGGGTTTTATCGATGGATCTGCATGCCGGCCAAATTCAAGGGTTTTTTGATATTCCCTTTGATCATCTTTATGGCACTCCGGTTTTGCTCGATTATATTAAGAATAATTTAGGGGACGATTTAGTCATGGTCAGCCCCGATGCGGGTGGTACCGAGCGCGCCAGGGCCTTTGCCAAACGGCTCGATTGCAGCCTCGCTTTGATCGACAAACGTCGGCCAGCCCCCAACCAATCAGAGGTGAGTCACATTATCGGTGAGGTCGACGGCAAAACAGCGATTATTGTTGATGACATGGTCGATACCGCTGGCACCCTAACCCAAGGTGCTCAAGCCATTAAGAAAAATGGGGCTAAAAAAGTTTATGGTTTAGCCACCCATGGGGTTTTATCGGGGCCTGCTTTAGAAAGAATCAATCAATCTTCTTTAGAAGAACTCATCGTGACCAATACCATTGATCTGAATGACAAGTTTACAAAATGTAAAAAGCTAAAACAATTGTCGGTAGCCCCTTTGTTGGGGGAGGCAATTCGCCGCATCTATGAACGGGATTCGGTTTCATCATTATTTGTATAA
- the spoVG gene encoding septation regulator SpoVG, whose protein sequence is MQITEVRVFPVDEDRLKAYATITFDDCFVVRDLKVISGNAGLFVAMPSKKRKDGTFKDIAHPLNNDFRATLEKTVLDAYDNAIQSNKGQGGEGKKAQVGEEPEGY, encoded by the coding sequence ATGCAAATCACCGAGGTTAGAGTCTTCCCTGTCGATGAAGATCGTTTGAAGGCCTATGCTACGATTACTTTCGACGATTGTTTTGTAGTTCGGGATCTTAAGGTTATTAGTGGTAATGCGGGTTTGTTTGTGGCCATGCCCTCCAAAAAGCGGAAAGATGGCACTTTTAAAGATATTGCCCACCCCTTAAATAATGACTTTAGGGCCACTTTAGAAAAGACAGTCCTCGATGCCTATGATAATGCCATTCAATCAAATAAAGGCCAAGGCGGAGAGGGCAAAAAGGCCCAAGTGGGTGAAGAACCCGAGGGTTATTAG
- a CDS encoding 4-(cytidine 5'-diphospho)-2-C-methyl-D-erythritol kinase translates to MQKIKVLSPGKVNLRLDILNKRKDGFHDLRSIMERVSFADELEISLLEKGIELTCNNPDLPLDERNIVYQAAKEILAYSSRNIGVQIHITKNIPISSGLGGGSSNAAAILKGVNTLLKLKLSREKLMKIGTKLGADVPFFLLDGPAVAEGIGHELKRIRSMPKLFMILVNPNLPVSTEWVYKNFIIESTEAVRPGSVKIPSIFKTKRDVVKLMHNDLEKVTTRRYPVVNEIKIALMKLGAMGSQMTGSGPTVFAIYADKVKREAAYDKLISVHGEEWKIFKAENLAA, encoded by the coding sequence ATGCAGAAAATAAAAGTTTTGTCCCCTGGTAAGGTTAATCTTCGGCTTGATATTCTTAATAAGAGGAAAGATGGCTTCCACGACTTGCGCAGCATCATGGAGCGGGTCTCCTTCGCCGACGAATTAGAGATTTCTCTATTAGAAAAGGGGATTGAACTTACCTGCAACAACCCCGATCTCCCTTTAGACGAACGCAATATTGTTTATCAGGCCGCCAAAGAAATTTTGGCTTATTCCAGCCGAAATATTGGGGTGCAGATCCACATTACTAAAAATATTCCAATTTCCAGTGGATTAGGGGGCGGTTCTTCTAATGCGGCAGCTATTTTAAAAGGGGTTAATACCTTACTTAAGCTTAAGCTTTCTCGTGAAAAACTCATGAAAATAGGCACTAAATTAGGTGCCGATGTGCCGTTTTTCTTACTCGATGGGCCGGCTGTGGCTGAAGGCATTGGCCACGAATTAAAGCGCATTCGTTCCATGCCGAAATTATTTATGATTTTGGTTAATCCCAATCTGCCGGTTTCAACCGAATGGGTTTATAAAAATTTTATTATTGAATCAACCGAGGCCGTCAGACCTGGTTCTGTTAAAATCCCCAGTATCTTTAAAACCAAGCGGGATGTGGTAAAACTCATGCATAACGATTTAGAAAAGGTGACCACCCGGCGTTACCCTGTGGTTAATGAAATCAAAATCGCCCTGATGAAACTAGGCGCCATGGGGAGCCAAATGACCGGGAGTGGGCCTACGGTCTTTGCTATTTATGCAGATAAGGTCAAACGAGAAGCAGCTTACGACAAGCTCATCTCGGTGCATGGTGAGGAGTGGAAGATTTTTAAAGCAGAGAATTTAGCTGCTTGA